From a region of the Flavobacterium branchiarum genome:
- a CDS encoding ribonucleotide-diphosphate reductase subunit beta: MSQVEPILQENKNRFVIFPIKHHDIWDWYKKMEASFWTAEEIDLHQDLNDWNNKLSDDERYFVKHILAFFAASDGIVNENLAENFVNEVQYAEAKFFYGFQIMMENIHSETYSLLIDTYVKDEAEKDQLFNALDVFPAIAKKANWALKWIESDSFAERLIAFAAVEGIFFSGAFCSIFWLKKRGLMPGLTFSNELISRDEGVHCDFAVHLHNHHLINKVPKDRIKEIIVDALDIEREFVTESLPVSLIGMNAVLMTQYLEFVADRLLVELGCDRVYNSSNPFDFMDMISLQGKTNFFEKRVSEYQKAGVMNSSSAGDSDSQKISFDADF, encoded by the coding sequence CCAATTTTACAAGAAAATAAGAACCGTTTCGTAATTTTTCCAATCAAACACCATGATATTTGGGATTGGTATAAGAAGATGGAAGCGAGTTTTTGGACTGCTGAGGAAATTGATTTACATCAAGACTTGAATGATTGGAATAACAAGTTGTCGGATGATGAAAGATATTTCGTTAAGCATATATTGGCATTCTTTGCAGCATCAGACGGAATCGTAAATGAAAACCTTGCTGAGAATTTTGTAAACGAAGTACAATATGCTGAGGCTAAATTTTTCTATGGTTTTCAAATCATGATGGAAAACATTCATAGCGAAACCTATTCTCTTCTTATTGATACTTATGTAAAGGATGAAGCTGAAAAAGATCAGTTGTTTAATGCACTAGATGTTTTTCCTGCAATTGCAAAGAAAGCAAATTGGGCTCTAAAATGGATCGAGTCTGACTCGTTTGCAGAGCGTTTGATTGCTTTTGCTGCCGTAGAAGGAATATTTTTCTCAGGTGCTTTCTGTTCTATTTTTTGGTTGAAAAAACGTGGTTTAATGCCAGGTTTGACATTCTCAAACGAATTAATTTCTCGTGACGAGGGAGTTCATTGTGATTTTGCAGTGCATTTACACAATCACCATTTAATAAACAAAGTACCAAAAGATAGAATTAAAGAAATTATCGTTGATGCTTTAGATATCGAAAGAGAATTTGTAACAGAATCTCTTCCTGTTAGTTTAATTGGTATGAATGCTGTTTTAATGACGCAATATTTAGAATTTGTTGCCGATAGATTACTTGTTGAGTTAGGTTGTGACCGAGTTTATAACTCATCAAATCCTTTTGATTTCATGGATATGATTTCGCTTCAAGGAAAAACTAATTTCTTTGAAAAAAGAGTTTCAGAATATCAAAAAGCTGGTGTTATGAACAGTAGTTCAGCTGGAGATAGCGATTCGCAAAAAATAAGCTTCGATGCAGATTTTTAG